From the genome of Spodoptera frugiperda isolate SF20-4 chromosome 23, AGI-APGP_CSIRO_Sfru_2.0, whole genome shotgun sequence, one region includes:
- the LOC118267231 gene encoding beta-1,3-glucosyltransferase isoform X2 has translation MYARVVTLVLIFAYIESIQSFDSRNIVFTIVSQPEPYHASVAKRLKQDIENQVLQLEKRYPKTHITHEDFPVSGAWTILPLLAPLTSQYRRSDVRWVLFVETHTAVRCDKLIQALAAADKQKDVMWIGYPLSDEEPTIIHHFTFYEDLEEEGGFVYPNFASGFAMRIELIEILLKQIENGQRRLEADFSIDPAFELAQLVYGGGTDPGPLLTPDLSFCIVSGDNCATYPRQFDICGSPIPEDSIYFAVKTWTGFHNTRARVVKKTWGRHVTHLVFYSDTDDPSLPAVSTGVANSKTGHCAKTMTILRMVLRRVNNMPHIKWIFLADDDTILGVQRLCEVLSCYRGGADVTVLGERYGYGYGKKETAAKGYDYITGGGGTALSVGGARALAACSCGAALSARAAPDDMTLGACAHHRLNISMTHSPLFHQARPQDYAREVLTRDRPVSFHRHSSPEPTRVYATWFQHDDLAVRKTRRRDEL, from the exons ATTCAAGGAATATTGTGTTCACGATAGTGAGCCAGCCGGAGCCGTACCACGCCAGTGTCGCCAAGCGACTCAAACAGGACATTGAGAACCAAGTGCTGCAACTAGAAAAA CGTTATCCAAAAACACATATAACACACGAGGATTTCCCGGTGTCTGGTGCATGGACGATCCTGCCTCTCCTCGCGCCTCTGACGTCACAGTACAGACGTAGTGACGTCAGATGGGTGCTGTTCGTCGAGACGCATACAGCAGTGCGCTGTGACAAGCTCATTCAGGCGCTCGCGGCTGCTGATAAACAGAAG GACGTGATGTGGATAGGCTACCCTCTCAGTGATGAGGAGCCGACCATCATCCACCACTTCACGTTCTACGAGGACCTGGAGGAAGAAGGTGGCTTCGTGTACCCTAACtttgccagcggtttcgccatGAGGATAGAACTAATTgaaat CCTTCTAAAACAGATTGAAAACGGGCAGCGTCGCCTGGAGGCAGACTTCTCAATAGACCCGGCGTTTGAACTGGCGCAACTGGTGTATGGAGGTGGCACTGACCCTGGACCTCTGCTGACACCAGACCTCAGCTTCTGCATTGTGTCTGGAGACAATTGTGCGACGTATCCCAGGCAGTTCGATATATGT GGCAGTCCCATACCTGAGGACTCGATATACTTCGCGGTGAAGACCTGGACTGGCTTCCACAACACCAGGGCCAGGGTTGTCAAGAAGACCTGGGGAAGACACGTGACACATTTGGTGTTTTATAGTGATACAGATG ATCCTTCTCTCCCGGCGGTCAGCACAGGGGTAGCAAACAGTAAGACTGGACACTGCGCTAAAACTATGACCATCTTGAGAATGGTGCTCAGGAGAGTGAACAATATGCCCCATATCAAGTGGATATTCTTGGCTGACGATGACACTATACTTGG GGTCCAGCGACTGTGTGAAGTGCTCAGTTGTTACCGTGGTGGGGCTGATGTGACCGTGCTTGGGGAGAGGTACGGATACGGGTATGGGAAGAAAGAAACTGCTGCCAAAG GCTACGACTACATAACGGGTGGCGGCGGCACGGCGCTGAGCGTGGGCGGTGCGCGCGCGCTGGCGGCGTGCTCGTGCGGCGCCGCGCTGTctgcccgcgccgcgcccgacGACATGACGCTCGGCGCATGCGCACACCATCGGCTCAACATCTCCATGACGCACTCTCCGTTGTTTCATCAG GCCCGCCCCCAAGACTACGCTCGTGAGGTATTAACAAGAGACCGTCCAGTGTCCTTCCACCGACACTCCTCACCAGAACCGACCAGGGTGTACGCCACCTGGTTCCAACATGATGACCTGGCCGTCAGGAAGACCAGGAGAAGAGATGAGCTCTGA